In Quadrisphaera sp. DSM 44207, one DNA window encodes the following:
- a CDS encoding TetR/AcrR family transcriptional regulator, with translation MHDAVRAVIAEHGSAHVTIAEVAARSGVHPATIYRRWGTPAALVLDVAVEHVNAASPLVGTGDLREDLSAYARSAVEGVDRPGGLGFLRAIIAAVEDPGTGRDRALQLIAPRVERIQALLDAAGPAAAGLTPADVVDGLIAPIHYRSLLTGTADLAPADVARLVDNLVLLGRARQPRVRDEPDPLAG, from the coding sequence GTGCACGACGCCGTGCGCGCCGTGATCGCCGAGCACGGCAGCGCGCACGTGACCATCGCCGAGGTCGCCGCGCGCTCCGGCGTCCACCCGGCGACGATCTACCGGCGCTGGGGCACCCCGGCGGCCCTCGTGCTCGACGTCGCCGTCGAGCACGTGAACGCCGCCTCGCCCCTGGTCGGCACCGGTGACCTGCGCGAGGACCTGAGCGCCTACGCCCGCAGCGCCGTCGAGGGCGTCGACCGACCCGGCGGCCTGGGGTTCCTGCGCGCGATCATCGCCGCTGTCGAGGACCCGGGCACCGGCCGCGACCGGGCCCTGCAGCTGATCGCGCCCCGCGTGGAGCGCATCCAGGCGCTGCTCGACGCCGCCGGTCCGGCCGCCGCGGGCCTGACCCCCGCCGACGTCGTCGACGGCCTGATCGCCCCGATCCACTACCGCAGCCTGCTCACCGGCACCGCCGACCTCGCCCCCGCCGACGTCGCCCGCCTCGTCGACAACCTCGTCCTCCTCGGCCGCGCCCGGCAGCCCCGGGTCCGCGACGAGCCCGATCCGCTGGCCGGCTGA
- a CDS encoding Fur family transcriptional regulator, which produces MEDAVAPAVERRLQLLRAGGHRVTAARRAVLEVLAGAAGEHLSAEDVVQQAAARRPGVHRATVYRAVEALRDLGLLTHTHSARGATTYHLATGEPHAHVQCSACGILQDVPAAALADLAERLAAERGFVLDPGHVALLGTCRACSRGRDPGAQP; this is translated from the coding sequence GTGGAGGATGCGGTCGCGCCCGCGGTCGAGCGCCGGCTGCAGCTGCTGCGCGCCGGCGGGCACCGGGTCACCGCGGCCCGCCGCGCCGTCCTGGAGGTGCTCGCCGGCGCCGCCGGCGAGCACCTGAGCGCCGAGGACGTGGTGCAGCAGGCGGCGGCCCGGCGCCCGGGCGTGCACCGGGCCACGGTGTACCGGGCCGTGGAGGCCCTGCGCGACCTGGGCCTGCTCACCCACACCCACAGCGCCCGCGGCGCGACGACCTACCACCTGGCGACCGGGGAGCCGCACGCGCACGTGCAGTGCTCGGCGTGCGGGATCCTGCAGGACGTGCCCGCCGCGGCCCTGGCGGACCTCGCCGAGCGCCTGGCCGCCGAGCGCGGCTTCGTCCTCGACCCCGGCCACGTGGCCCTGCTGGGCACCTGCCGCGCCTGCTCCCGGGGCCGGGACCCGGGCGCTCAGCCGTAG
- a CDS encoding glycosyltransferase family 2 protein yields MTAPSPHTRDRAPDRASDRASDRASDRASDRPGERTGRTGAARAATRDVTVVVASRDRREELLASLPRHEAPVVLVDNGSSDGTAAAVRERVPDVDVVALPANLGAAARTLGARRASTRYVAFADDDSWWAPGALARAVRLLDASPRAALLAARILVGPQERLDGLCAQMARSPLGTEPDLPGPSLLGFVACGAVVRRDAFLAVGGFDDVVVFPGEEERVALDLAAAGWGLAYVDELVVHHHPSPARDDPARRRARITRAGLLTALMRRPWRVVAARARAAWAGGDAGRAGLRTALPDAARALRARRRLPARVEAAARLLGQG; encoded by the coding sequence ATGACCGCTCCCTCCCCGCACACCCGCGACCGCGCCCCGGACCGCGCCTCCGACCGCGCCTCCGACCGCGCCTCCGACCGCGCCTCCGACCGCCCCGGGGAGCGCACGGGCAGGACCGGCGCCGCGCGCGCCGCGACGCGGGACGTCACGGTCGTCGTCGCCAGCCGCGACCGGCGCGAGGAGCTGCTCGCCTCCCTGCCGCGCCACGAAGCGCCGGTGGTCCTCGTCGACAACGGCTCCTCCGACGGCACCGCCGCGGCGGTGCGCGAGCGCGTGCCGGACGTCGACGTCGTCGCCCTGCCGGCCAACCTCGGCGCCGCCGCGCGCACCCTGGGCGCCCGGCGGGCGAGCACCCGCTACGTCGCCTTCGCCGACGACGACTCCTGGTGGGCGCCGGGCGCGCTCGCGCGCGCGGTGCGGCTGCTCGACGCCTCCCCGCGCGCCGCGCTGCTGGCGGCCCGCATCCTCGTCGGGCCGCAGGAGCGCCTCGACGGCCTGTGCGCGCAGATGGCGCGCTCGCCGCTGGGCACCGAGCCGGACCTGCCCGGGCCCAGCCTGCTCGGGTTCGTCGCCTGCGGGGCCGTCGTGCGCCGCGACGCGTTCCTCGCCGTCGGCGGCTTCGACGACGTCGTGGTCTTCCCCGGCGAGGAGGAGCGGGTGGCCCTGGACCTGGCCGCCGCCGGGTGGGGCCTGGCGTACGTCGACGAGCTCGTCGTCCACCACCACCCCAGCCCGGCGCGCGACGACCCGGCGCGCCGGCGCGCCCGCATCACCCGCGCGGGCCTGCTCACCGCGCTGATGCGCCGCCCGTGGCGCGTGGTCGCCGCCCGGGCGCGCGCGGCCTGGGCCGGCGGGGACGCCGGGCGCGCCGGCCTGCGCACGGCGCTGCCGGACGCGGCGCGGGCGCTGCGGGCGCGCCGCCGCCTGCCGGCCCGCGTCGAGGCCGCGGCGCGCCTGCTCGGGCAGGGCTGA
- a CDS encoding FAD-dependent monooxygenase gives MDKVLIVGAGIAGEALAALLGRAGWRVTVVEVAPGPRSGGQTVDLRGSSAAALERMGLLEACRARLIAQRGIAWVDAGGHRMAQMPVEAFGGRGFVSSAELLRADLAAVLHDAAVGAGAEHRFDDPVTALEPAGTAVEARFRRSRPEGFDLVVGADGAHSAVRRLVFGPEEAFVRRLGLAHAWFTVPQSPATGAVDGWYLVHNAPGSRLVELRPGRPGQLEAGFTFPAEHLDRLPDRRDREAQHALLEEVFAGVGWRAPQLLAAARAAEDFAVDSFDQIHTGTWSRGRVVLLGDAAWCTSPLSGLGTALALTGAVALADALGDHPLPEALHRYEAAVRPRARAAQQLPPGRVRTYAPRTTTGIRASAALMTLLQHQPAATLLEALVDRKSAHGSDRAPGRVRRGGRHGRVRRALPDPQRRAPELMQGRPSGQRGADPNGTVVTASHGPPT, from the coding sequence GTGGACAAGGTCCTGATCGTCGGGGCGGGCATCGCCGGGGAGGCGCTGGCCGCGCTGCTGGGGCGGGCGGGGTGGCGGGTCACCGTCGTGGAGGTGGCCCCGGGACCGCGCAGCGGAGGCCAGACGGTCGACCTGCGGGGGTCCTCGGCGGCCGCCCTCGAGCGGATGGGCCTGCTGGAGGCGTGCCGGGCGCGGCTGATCGCCCAGCGGGGCATCGCCTGGGTCGACGCCGGTGGTCACCGGATGGCGCAGATGCCGGTCGAGGCCTTCGGCGGTCGTGGGTTCGTCTCCAGCGCCGAGCTGCTGCGCGCGGACCTCGCCGCCGTGCTGCACGACGCCGCCGTCGGTGCGGGCGCGGAGCACCGCTTCGACGATCCCGTCACCGCCCTGGAGCCGGCGGGGACCGCGGTCGAGGCCCGCTTCCGCCGCTCCCGACCGGAGGGGTTCGACCTCGTGGTGGGCGCCGACGGAGCGCACTCGGCCGTGCGCCGGCTCGTCTTCGGCCCCGAGGAGGCCTTCGTGCGGCGCCTCGGGCTCGCCCACGCCTGGTTCACCGTGCCGCAGTCCCCCGCCACGGGCGCGGTCGACGGCTGGTACCTCGTGCACAACGCGCCCGGCTCCCGCCTGGTCGAGCTGCGCCCGGGCCGTCCGGGGCAGCTGGAGGCCGGCTTCACCTTCCCCGCCGAGCACCTGGACCGACTGCCCGACCGCCGTGACCGCGAGGCCCAGCACGCCCTGCTGGAGGAGGTGTTCGCCGGTGTCGGCTGGCGAGCGCCCCAGCTGCTCGCCGCCGCCCGCGCCGCCGAGGACTTCGCCGTGGACTCCTTCGACCAGATCCACACGGGCACCTGGAGCCGCGGGCGCGTCGTCCTGCTCGGTGACGCCGCCTGGTGCACCAGCCCCCTCAGCGGGCTGGGGACCGCTCTGGCCCTCACCGGCGCGGTCGCCCTGGCCGACGCCCTGGGCGACCACCCCCTGCCCGAGGCGCTGCACCGCTACGAGGCCGCCGTGCGCCCGCGAGCCCGCGCGGCCCAGCAGCTCCCGCCGGGCAGGGTGCGCACCTACGCCCCCCGCACCACCACCGGCATCCGCGCGAGCGCCGCCCTGATGACGCTGCTGCAGCACCAGCCCGCCGCGACGCTCCTGGAGGCCCTGGTCGACCGCAAGAGCGCCCACGGCAGCGACCGCGCTCCTGGCCGCGTCCGTCGCGGCGGGCGCCACGGTCGTGTCCGCCGTGCGCTGCCGGACCCCCAGCGCCGAGCTCCCGAGCTGATGCAGGGGCGTCCCTCCGGTCAGCGCGGAGCGGACCCGAACGGCACGGTGGTCACCGCCTCCCACGGGCCGCCGACGTAG
- a CDS encoding TetR/AcrR family transcriptional regulator encodes MRADAARNREAVLAAAGRLFDAAADPDQVSMDDVAAAAGVGKGTLFRRFGSRTGLVLALFEQRTSQLYDTLTAVDDRRAPAEQAMDLLTALLRFKNENQVVALAIDATDGNPYHNADYDRWHALLTRIVTGVRGPRSADFLAHALLAVIRSDFVAHLGDWPERRLHDGLAALVHAVLGDGEASTAPALEQPSPSASS; translated from the coding sequence GTGCGAGCTGACGCTGCGCGCAACCGGGAGGCGGTGCTGGCGGCGGCCGGACGCCTCTTCGACGCCGCGGCCGATCCGGACCAGGTCTCCATGGACGACGTCGCCGCGGCCGCGGGCGTCGGCAAGGGGACGCTGTTCCGCCGGTTCGGCAGCCGCACCGGGCTGGTCCTGGCCCTGTTCGAGCAGAGGACGAGCCAGCTGTACGACACGCTCACCGCGGTGGACGACCGGCGAGCACCCGCCGAGCAGGCGATGGACCTGCTCACCGCCCTGCTGCGCTTCAAGAACGAGAACCAGGTGGTCGCCCTCGCCATCGACGCCACCGACGGCAACCCGTACCACAACGCCGACTACGACCGGTGGCACGCGCTCCTGACGCGGATCGTCACCGGCGTCCGGGGCCCGCGGTCCGCGGACTTCCTGGCCCACGCGCTCCTCGCCGTCATCCGCAGCGACTTCGTCGCGCACCTGGGCGACTGGCCCGAGCGACGGCTGCACGACGGTCTGGCCGCTCTCGTCCACGCCGTGCTCGGCGACGGCGAGGCCTCCACGGCCCCCGCGCTCGAGCAGCCGTCCCCGTCCGCCAGCTCCTGA
- a CDS encoding 2'-5' RNA ligase family protein, producing the protein MDGAPLVLTLALARQDQERFDRLRRQHFPSERLHVGAHVTLFHALPGPRVDDVLAACEEHAPPAPLPVAVTGVRMLGRGVAYQLASPVLSALHAALLAAFTATFGEDVLTRQDRARLSAHVTVQNKVDPERARALHAALSAAFTPSEVTATGLALWRYVGGPWEAVTTVPFGSAPR; encoded by the coding sequence GTGGACGGCGCGCCGCTCGTCCTGACGCTCGCGCTCGCCCGGCAGGACCAGGAGCGCTTCGACCGGCTGCGCCGGCAGCACTTCCCGTCCGAGCGGCTCCACGTCGGCGCGCACGTGACCCTCTTCCACGCCCTGCCGGGACCGCGGGTGGACGACGTCCTCGCGGCGTGCGAGGAGCACGCGCCGCCCGCGCCGTTGCCCGTCGCGGTCACGGGCGTGCGGATGCTCGGGCGCGGGGTGGCGTACCAGCTGGCCTCCCCGGTGCTGTCCGCGCTGCACGCGGCGCTGCTGGCGGCGTTCACCGCCACCTTCGGCGAGGACGTCCTGACCCGCCAGGACCGCGCGCGCCTGTCCGCGCACGTGACGGTGCAGAACAAGGTCGACCCCGAGCGCGCCCGCGCCCTGCACGCCGCCCTGTCGGCCGCCTTCACCCCGAGCGAGGTGACGGCGACCGGGCTGGCGCTGTGGCGCTACGTCGGCGGCCCGTGGGAGGCGGTGACCACCGTGCCGTTCGGGTCCGCTCCGCGCTGA
- a CDS encoding bifunctional [glutamine synthetase] adenylyltransferase/[glutamine synthetase]-adenylyl-L-tyrosine phosphorylase, whose protein sequence is MTTPRAASTAGTLARLGFTDPPAAARLLSDPALARLAGTGADVEELLAALARTPDPDRGLLALVRLLEALGRPAVPAGVRAGVQGLLAEDGVVRRRLLAVLGGSVALGEHLVRHPEHWEALRVGPHRTAAQVRADLLAAVGADPQAPVPVASSERGPGRDALRVAYRRRLLTLAAVDLADPEPVASVDVVTGHLADLADAALEAALALARAVVPGAPAARLAVIAMGKCGAQELNYVSDVDVVHVVAPAQGCDEATALRVGAQLAAELASACSAATAEGTLWPVDAGLRPEGRDGPLVRTLDSHVAYYRRWARTWEFQALLKARPAAGDAELGAAYAEAVGPMVWSAADRPDLVPDTQAMRRRVEEHVPAKEADRQLKLGRGGLRDVEFGVQLLQLVHGRTEPALRVAATLEALERLSAFGYVGRHDAAALDRDYRFLRVLEHRLQLHRLRRTQLVPEDDADLRRLARAAGVPGGADGLRAEWAAVRRRVRRLHELFFYRPLLAAAAQLSTDEVQLTPDAARARLAALGYRDPAGALRHIAALSSGVSRRAAIQRQLLPVMLGWFADGADPDGGLLSFRRISERLGGTHWYLKMLRDEGAAAQRMAAATASSRFVAAGLERDAEATRWLGTDADLLPRDPRALAVEASHALARQEERAAAAAVVRRLRARELLRTALGDVLGLVEPERARAAISAATAAALDAALAVAVRAVVERTSREALTRVAVVGMGRLGGAEMGYGSDADVLFVHDPLPGASAAAAQEQALAIVGELRRVLTAPGPEPALEVDAKLRPEGRDGPLARSLASYREYYGRWAQPWEAQALLRAVPVAGDPALGAAFLELVDPVRFPPGGAGEAVVREVRRVKARVEAERLPRGVDPRRHLKLGPGGLADVEWTAQLLQMRHAAEVPALRATSTTGALAAAVGAGVLDGDDAAVLDAAWRTVSRARDALVLRAGRPTDVLPSDVGELEAAARLAGHPAGSANAFDEDVRRHMRRARRVVERVFYG, encoded by the coding sequence GTGACGACGCCGCGCGCCGCCAGCACCGCGGGCACCCTGGCCCGGCTGGGGTTCACCGACCCGCCCGCGGCCGCCCGGCTGCTGTCCGACCCGGCGCTGGCGCGCCTGGCCGGCACCGGCGCGGACGTGGAGGAGCTGCTGGCGGCGCTGGCGCGCACGCCGGACCCCGACCGCGGCCTGCTCGCGCTCGTGCGCCTGCTGGAGGCCCTCGGCCGGCCCGCGGTGCCCGCGGGCGTGCGCGCCGGCGTGCAGGGCCTGCTGGCCGAGGACGGCGTCGTGCGCCGGCGCCTGCTCGCCGTGCTCGGCGGCTCCGTGGCGCTCGGGGAGCACCTGGTGCGCCACCCCGAGCACTGGGAGGCGCTGCGGGTCGGTCCGCACCGCACCGCCGCGCAGGTGCGCGCGGACCTGCTCGCCGCCGTCGGGGCCGACCCGCAGGCGCCGGTGCCCGTGGCCTCCTCCGAGCGCGGCCCGGGCCGGGACGCGCTGCGCGTGGCGTACCGGCGCCGGCTGCTGACCCTGGCCGCGGTCGACCTCGCCGACCCCGAGCCGGTGGCGTCCGTCGACGTCGTCACCGGGCACCTCGCGGACCTCGCCGACGCCGCCCTCGAGGCCGCGCTCGCCCTCGCCCGGGCCGTGGTGCCCGGCGCGCCCGCCGCCCGGCTCGCGGTGATCGCGATGGGCAAGTGCGGCGCGCAGGAGCTGAACTACGTCAGCGACGTCGACGTCGTCCACGTCGTCGCCCCGGCGCAGGGCTGCGACGAGGCCACCGCCCTGCGGGTGGGCGCGCAGCTGGCGGCCGAACTCGCGAGCGCCTGCTCGGCCGCCACCGCCGAGGGCACCCTGTGGCCGGTCGACGCGGGCCTGCGCCCGGAGGGGCGCGACGGGCCGCTGGTGCGCACCCTCGACAGCCACGTCGCGTACTACCGGCGCTGGGCGCGCACGTGGGAGTTCCAGGCGCTGCTCAAGGCCCGCCCGGCGGCGGGGGACGCCGAGCTCGGCGCCGCCTACGCCGAGGCCGTGGGGCCGATGGTGTGGAGCGCCGCCGACCGCCCCGACCTCGTCCCGGACACCCAGGCGATGCGCCGCCGGGTGGAGGAGCACGTGCCGGCGAAGGAGGCGGACCGCCAGCTGAAGCTCGGCCGCGGCGGGCTGCGCGACGTGGAGTTCGGCGTCCAGCTGCTGCAGCTCGTGCACGGGCGCACCGAGCCCGCCCTGCGGGTCGCGGCGACGCTGGAGGCCCTGGAGCGGCTCTCGGCGTTCGGGTACGTGGGCCGCCACGACGCCGCCGCCCTCGACCGCGACTACCGGTTCCTGCGCGTGCTCGAGCACCGCCTGCAGCTGCACCGCCTGCGCCGCACGCAGCTGGTGCCCGAGGACGACGCGGACCTGCGCCGCCTCGCGCGCGCCGCCGGGGTGCCCGGCGGGGCCGACGGGCTGCGCGCCGAGTGGGCGGCGGTGCGCCGGCGCGTGCGGCGCCTGCACGAGCTGTTCTTCTACCGCCCGCTGCTGGCGGCGGCGGCGCAGCTGAGCACCGACGAGGTGCAGCTGACGCCCGACGCCGCCCGCGCGCGCCTGGCCGCGCTCGGCTACCGCGACCCGGCCGGGGCGCTGCGCCACATCGCCGCCCTCAGCTCCGGCGTCAGCCGCCGCGCCGCGATCCAGCGCCAGCTGCTGCCGGTGATGCTCGGCTGGTTCGCCGACGGCGCCGACCCGGACGGCGGGCTGCTGAGCTTCCGGCGCATCAGCGAGCGCCTCGGCGGCACCCACTGGTACCTGAAGATGCTGCGCGACGAGGGCGCCGCGGCGCAGCGGATGGCCGCCGCGACGGCGTCCAGCCGGTTCGTCGCCGCCGGGCTCGAGCGCGACGCGGAGGCCACCCGCTGGCTCGGCACGGACGCCGACCTGCTCCCGCGCGACCCGCGCGCGCTCGCGGTGGAGGCCTCGCACGCGCTCGCGCGCCAGGAGGAGCGCGCCGCCGCGGCGGCCGTGGTGCGCCGGCTGCGCGCCCGCGAGCTGCTGCGCACGGCCCTCGGCGACGTGCTGGGGCTCGTGGAGCCCGAGCGGGCCCGCGCGGCGATCAGCGCCGCGACGGCGGCGGCCCTGGACGCGGCCCTGGCGGTGGCCGTGCGCGCGGTCGTCGAGCGCACGAGCCGGGAGGCGCTCACGCGCGTCGCGGTGGTGGGCATGGGCCGGCTCGGCGGGGCGGAGATGGGCTACGGCAGCGACGCCGACGTGCTCTTCGTCCACGACCCCCTGCCGGGCGCGAGCGCCGCGGCCGCCCAGGAGCAGGCCCTGGCGATCGTCGGGGAGCTGCGCCGGGTGCTCACCGCCCCCGGCCCGGAGCCCGCCCTGGAGGTCGACGCCAAGCTGCGCCCGGAGGGGCGCGACGGCCCGCTGGCCCGCTCCCTGGCCTCCTACCGGGAGTACTACGGCCGCTGGGCGCAGCCGTGGGAGGCCCAGGCCCTGCTGCGCGCCGTCCCCGTCGCCGGGGACCCCGCGCTGGGAGCGGCGTTCCTCGAGCTGGTCGACCCGGTGCGCTTCCCCCCCGGCGGGGCCGGGGAGGCGGTGGTGCGCGAGGTGCGCCGCGTCAAGGCGCGCGTGGAGGCCGAGCGGCTGCCGCGCGGCGTCGACCCCCGGCGCCACCTCAAGCTCGGCCCGGGCGGCCTGGCCGACGTGGAGTGGACCGCCCAGCTGCTGCAGATGCGGCACGCCGCCGAGGTGCCCGCGCTGCGCGCGACGTCGACGACCGGCGCGCTGGCCGCCGCGGTCGGGGCCGGCGTCCTGGACGGCGACGACGCCGCCGTCCTGGACGCCGCGTGGCGGACGGTCTCGCGCGCCCGCGACGCCCTGGTGCTGCGCGCGGGCCGTCCCACCGACGTCCTGCCCTCCGACGTCGGCGAGCTGGAGGCCGCCGCGCGCCTGGCCGGGCACCCCGCCGGGTCCGCGAACGCCTTCGACGAGGACGTGCGCCGGCACATGCGCCGCGCCCGCCGGGTCGTCGAGCGCGTCTTCTACGGCTGA
- a CDS encoding type 1 glutamine amidotransferase yields the protein MLVVQHEDGCPLGRLALPGAAVDLRRPYRGDPLPARPADHDALVVLGGRVAAWEDDAAPWLPATRRLLAAAVADGAAVLGICLGAQLLALATGGRVERGGAGPEVGVLPVTAAPGADGDPLVGGLGPSWRAPQAHGDAVSALPPDAVLLAASAAYPVQAFRLGHRAWGVQYHPEVTPRVYGEWLAGHGRDLAVRGTDAAAELAGMRRRDGELGALARGHGEALLAAAGAGPGAGAAR from the coding sequence GTGCTCGTCGTCCAGCACGAGGACGGCTGCCCCCTCGGCCGCCTGGCGCTGCCCGGCGCCGCGGTCGACCTGCGCCGCCCCTACCGCGGGGACCCGCTGCCCGCGCGCCCGGCCGACCACGACGCGCTGGTCGTCCTCGGCGGGCGGGTCGCCGCCTGGGAGGACGACGCGGCGCCGTGGCTGCCCGCGACCCGGCGCCTGCTCGCGGCGGCGGTCGCGGACGGCGCCGCCGTGCTCGGGATCTGCCTGGGGGCGCAGCTGCTCGCCCTGGCCACCGGCGGGCGCGTCGAGCGCGGCGGCGCGGGCCCGGAGGTCGGCGTCCTGCCCGTCACCGCCGCTCCCGGCGCGGACGGCGACCCGCTGGTGGGCGGGCTCGGCCCCTCCTGGCGCGCGCCGCAGGCCCACGGGGACGCCGTGAGCGCCCTGCCGCCGGACGCCGTCCTGCTGGCGGCCAGCGCCGCCTACCCGGTGCAGGCGTTCCGCCTCGGGCACCGCGCCTGGGGCGTGCAGTACCACCCGGAGGTGACCCCGCGGGTCTACGGGGAGTGGCTGGCCGGCCACGGCCGGGACCTGGCCGTCCGCGGCACCGACGCGGCCGCCGAGCTCGCCGGGATGCGCCGGCGCGACGGCGAGCTGGGCGCGCTCGCCCGCGGGCACGGCGAGGCGCTGCTCGCGGCGGCGGGCGCCGGGCCCGGGGCGGGAGCCGCGCGGTGA
- a CDS encoding UDP-glucuronic acid decarboxylase family protein: MRSLEAAQAPRRAVVTGGAGFLGSHLCEELLARGTRVVCLDNFLTGTPVNVAHLVEHPGFQLLRCDITDYVHVPGEVDLVLHFASPASPIDYLQLPIETLKVGAIGTLHALGLAKDKGARFVLASTSEVYGDPQVHPQPEDYWGHVNPVGPRGVYDEAKRYAEAMTTAYRTAHGVDTAIVRIFNTFGPRMRPHDGRAIPTFVRQALAGEPITVAGDGLQTRSVCYVDDLVAGVLALAASGHPDPVNIGNPTELTVLQIAEDVVAACGSGSQIRFVERPVDDPQVRRPDTTLAGRVLGWAPRVPWEQGLARTVDWFAHALTTRSA; this comes from the coding sequence GTGAGGTCCCTGGAGGCGGCGCAGGCGCCGCGGCGAGCGGTGGTCACCGGCGGGGCGGGCTTCCTCGGCAGCCACCTGTGCGAGGAGCTGCTGGCCCGCGGCACCCGGGTGGTGTGCCTGGACAACTTCCTCACCGGGACGCCGGTCAACGTCGCCCACCTGGTCGAGCACCCCGGCTTCCAGCTGCTGCGCTGCGACATCACCGACTACGTGCACGTGCCGGGCGAGGTCGACCTCGTGCTGCACTTCGCGTCCCCGGCCTCGCCCATCGACTACCTGCAGCTGCCCATCGAGACCCTCAAGGTCGGCGCGATCGGCACCCTGCACGCGCTGGGTCTGGCCAAGGACAAGGGCGCCCGCTTCGTCCTCGCGTCCACCTCGGAGGTCTACGGCGACCCGCAGGTGCACCCGCAGCCGGAGGACTACTGGGGCCACGTCAACCCCGTCGGCCCGCGCGGCGTCTACGACGAGGCGAAGCGCTACGCCGAGGCGATGACCACCGCCTACCGCACCGCGCACGGCGTCGACACCGCCATCGTGCGGATCTTCAACACCTTCGGGCCCCGCATGCGCCCGCACGACGGGCGCGCCATCCCCACGTTCGTCCGCCAGGCGCTGGCCGGGGAGCCCATCACCGTCGCCGGGGACGGCCTGCAGACCCGGTCGGTGTGCTACGTCGACGACCTCGTCGCCGGCGTCCTCGCCCTCGCGGCCAGCGGCCACCCCGACCCGGTCAACATCGGCAACCCCACCGAGCTGACGGTCCTGCAGATCGCCGAGGACGTCGTCGCCGCGTGCGGCTCGGGCTCGCAGATCCGCTTCGTCGAGCGGCCCGTGGACGACCCGCAGGTGCGCCGTCCCGACACGACCCTCGCCGGGCGCGTGCTCGGCTGGGCCCCGCGAGTGCCGTGGGAGCAGGGGCTGGCGCGCACCGTCGACTGGTTCGCCCACGCCCTGACCACCCGCTCCGCCTGA
- a CDS encoding DUF2795 domain-containing protein, with protein MADQPSPIDLQKHLSGVEYPAGRDALVQHAEQQGAPQEVLERLRTIPDREYEGPSGVTHEVFNG; from the coding sequence ATGGCCGACCAGCCCAGCCCGATCGACCTGCAGAAGCACCTGTCCGGTGTGGAGTACCCCGCCGGCCGCGACGCGCTCGTCCAGCACGCCGAGCAGCAGGGCGCCCCGCAGGAGGTCCTGGAGCGGCTGCGGACGATCCCCGACCGCGAGTACGAGGGTCCCAGCGGCGTGACCCACGAGGTCTTCAACGGCTGA